In a single window of the Debaryomyces hansenii CBS767 chromosome A complete sequence genome:
- a CDS encoding DEHA2A11924p (similar to CA3816|IPF4017 Candida albicans IPF4017): MLRQKILRRPRFTSAKCWYSTGSNNYDLQLHSAREDINSLLEVHDRSSYILAQYIPEPARDAFLAIRAFNLEINKINDGGNNTNSVSSKASNQLSGSMGISTTDIKFKFWSDLLSRVFTDPSSEKNLGEPIAILVRDALRNDLNLDLSYFHQFLQTRKHFLQTKSFQTVNDICSYGEGTYSQLNYLTQGLLLSPSISPSAISLLEHSTSLQSKVSDIAAHIGQATAIGSMILGLKYYSSTRNQVTLPIDLMTKFDLSQESVLRLTQGHLKDEKDISDVREKLKNITYETAVIANDHILSARDKLDKSREEILSIVKSHPNDQVLQKHQKRWRKNIPDVVFTPFMVAIPTTLYLQKLEKYDFDIFHPKLQQQEWRLAWTSFRNYYQRRI, translated from the coding sequence ATGCTTAGACAAAAAATCTTAAGAAGACCAAGATTTACTTCAGCCAAGTGTTGGTACTCGACTGGAAGTAATAACTACGATTTGCAATTACATAGTGCAAGAGAAGATATCAATTCGCTCTTAGAAGTTCACGATAGGTCATCCTATATATTAGCACAATACATACCAGAGCCCGCTAGAGATGCTTTCCTAGCTATACGTGCGTTCAACCTTGAgatcaataaaatcaatgatgGTGGCAATAATACGAATTCGGTTTCTTCTAAAGCATCGAATCAACTCTCAGGTTCCATGGGTATATCAACTACAGatataaaatttaaattctgGAGCGATTTATTGTCAAGAGTTTTCACTGATCCTAGTTCAGAAAAGAACCTTGGTGAACCGATCGCCATATTGGTTAGAGATGCATTAAGAAATGATCTCAATTTGGACTTATCTTACTTCCACCAATTTTTGCAAACGAGAAAGCATTTCCTACAAACTAAGAGTTTCCAGACGGTGAATGACATTTGCTCTTATGGTGAGGGAACATATTcccaattgaattatttaactCAGGGGTTGCTCTTATCCCCCTCTATTTCACCCTCTGCAATCAGTTTGTTGGAACACTCCACTTCGTTGCAATCAAAGGTTAGCGACATAGCTGCGCATATTGGACAAGCTACTGCTATAGGCTCTATGATATTGGGTTTAAAGTATTATTCTTCAACCAGAAACCAAGTAACGTTACCCATAGATCTTATGacaaaatttgatttatcgCAAGAATCTGTTCTTAGACTCACTCAGGGACACCTCAAGGACGAAAAGGATATATCAGATGTACGTGAGAAGCTAAAGAATATTACCTATGAAACTGCTGTTATCGCAAATGATCATATTTTATCGGCAAGAGACAAATTAGACAAGTCAAGAGAAGAGATCTTGTCAATTGTCAAATCTCATCCAAATGACCAAGTTTTACAAAAACATCAAAAACGTTGGAGAAAAAATATACCTGACGTTGTGTTTACCCCTTTCATGGTAGCTATTCCAACAACTTTGTACTTGCA